In Cryptococcus gattii WM276 chromosome B, complete sequence, the DNA window ATGAAAAGATGTCTGTCCAAGCCTGAGAAGATGGTAACTCTCTGTCGTTGGCATAAACAGTCAACCGATCGAAGAGTTGCTTACATAGTTTACGTAATATTGATCATCCGGCAATCAACCTGTGCCGAAAGACAGTTGTCGTTTTAGCACCGTAAAATCATAATATGTACACTCATTCAAGCCACCTTCAATAATTCATGTCTGCTACACAGATGAGGCGCTGATTGAACAGCTGCTAATTCCATGGGAGAAGTATATGAAGGGGAACCACCTGCAGAGTCTTCTAGGGCTCCTAAGGTCAACCAGCTAGATGCGGATGAGCTCGACGATGCTCTCGTATCCATGCTTGGCGAGAAGGTCTTGAAGTCGATCGATAATTTCAAAGTAAGCACCTACCAACAATAATCCTTTTTCAGTACTAATACATATGTTTAGTCGAGAGTATCATGGGATTTTAAGCCCGAGCTAGAGCTTGTCATAAAGCTAGTCATATTTCGATTGGGAATTGGTGATTCATTGTCTCGCAGTTCTCCGGGCGCCAAACTCCAAAACTTGAAGCTTATCCACCATCCTCAACTAGGGATTAAAAGTGAGTAAAACTGTTTTCGTGAGAATATCTGATAACTTTGGCAACTGATGCCATATAGCAATACGATCGGCGCTTTTGTTGTATTTACTGCTCCATCCCCCAATATTTCCCTCATATATCATCAAAAGGATAAGACAGCATGCGCTATCTAAGCAATGGCCGGACCTTCCAAACCACGAATGGCGTAAGAAAGCCTGGAAAGTACTTGGTAGGATTGAGTTAGCTTCTAAAATATGGGAGGCGTTTGGTTGGGCAGGCTTTCTATGGGATGGAAAGTGAGTGTGCACTCGTTGATAGCACTCGTTAATTTGTTTTTAGTTATCCTTCGCTTTTAATGAGGCTTCTGGGACTGCGACTGGTCCCATCTCAACCACATCTCGTTAAACTCGTTTCGTACGAGTTCATGAACCGCCAACTGGTCTGGAACGCGTTCACTGAATTCCTTATGTTCGCCATACCTCTTTTACCATCAGTCCCACAGTCCCTACGTCTTTCTCCGTCTACATTTTTCAAACCCATCACCACCTTTTTCTCTCAGCCCACCGATATCGACTATAGTTCACTGCCTTCAATTGCTTTGGACCGCAGAGGCTTGAATCATGGGGATGATCAAGCAAGAAGGCATGGCGGCCCATTTGCCCATCTTTCCAAAACGACTTGCCCAATATGCTACATAAGACACTCTGCTGCTCCTGTCGCCCTGTCATCTACGTCGCAAGGCTCGTCCTTGACGCTGCCTCCCATACCTGGGTCCTCGGAGGCAGCATTCGGTCATGAAGTTCCCGAGATTGACAGTGAGGAAGAGTGCAGGATTTTCATGCCTGCTAGAACAGATTGCGATGGAGGGTGTTTGTGGTGCTATTACTGCATAGGAGAAGAACTATACAGGCATCGCAAGGCGAATCTTCAAACGGCCAATAAGCGCAGTAAGCAAACGCGAAATGGTCAACAAGAACTGGACAAGATCGAGGAAGAAGTGAAATGGAATTGTTTGAGATGTGGAGGGGGGGTTAGCAAAGCTTGGAGAGCTGACTCTCAGGAGGAAGCTCAATGGTACGGTGAGGCGACCGTTCATCTGTCGCGATAGTCACTCCTGCAGCATAAACAGTGTTAGACTTGCGTCCATGCTGTTGTCTGAATCTCGAACAAATCCAAGTCATCAATACCTAAACAGTAGTGGTGGGAGTTCCGCTGGACAACGAAGTCCTATCACTGGAAGTCATTGTGGATTTTATACGCACATACAGTGTTAGTCCTCCCTACGTACAGTAGCTGCAGTATGGCGCATTATGCCCGATGCTAGATATACACAGCATTGTGACCACTGACGCACATGTGGGACCGGCATCATATTCATACATATATAGCTACACATCGATTAGCAGCAGCTTGACACAGCAGCTTgactgaagaagaagactaCGAGTAGTTAAGCGTTGGCGGGATAAAATCGAAAAAAATCACGAAAATAAATTGGAGCGCGTTTGCTTTCTTGCATCAagtcaacaacaacagaGACCACACAATCAAGACGTCGTTTTTATACTTAACCTACTTCTCCAATAACCAGTCATCGACCTACAACGCCTCCCCTATCCAGGAAGCCTGTCAAATCCTCGCCCAGGGCAGACTTCATCCTCTTGGATTCGTTAATTCCATCCGTATAGGGCTTTGAAACCGCTGTCCGCATATCGACCACCATTCAATATCTTAGGATCGCCCGATTTCGATTGTCGTGTAAACAGTTGTCACAGCTCAAACTCCACGAAGGAGTAACTTTCTAAATATGGATAGCAATGCCATTCAGATTGCGGGTGAGGGACTATCTCTGCATTGCCTTTTTTCCTGCTGATGATTGTCAGTCCGTGTACGACCATGGCACCCTGAAAAGGAATTACCTTTCGTTCAAAGACCTTCCACCCAACCTTTCTTCCAAGGAGATGGAAATTTTGGCCAGATTCCACCCAAACCTGCTGCAGGATCATTGAGGGAGGTTGTGGGTAAGTCGGGGACCATAAGATTTAAAGCTGACGGCTGACCATGTAATCATGCTTCTGTAGATGTCATTGACCATAGAATGCTTGATTTCGACAAACCTTTGGAGGAGCCAGGGAAGAGGGGAACTTTTGTCATGGGACGTAGATATAAGAATAGAAAGTGCGTACCTTCTTGTCGCTGTCGGACATTTTGACGGTTACTGACTGTCCGCAGATACGTGTTTGATCAAGTTTTTGGAATGGGTGCTGAGCAAGAGGAAGTATTTGCCAAAACAGCCAAGCCCCTACTTCCAGGTGTTCTAGATGGCTACAATGCTACGGTATTTGCATATGGTGTAGGTTTCTGTTGTATCTTGACTACCAAAACTCATTTGGGATGCTCAGGCTACCGGCTGCGGTAAAACCCACACCATCTCGGGTACTGAAGAACAACCCGGTATCATCATCCAAACCATGCGAGAACTCTTTGATCTTGTGGAAGATACCAAGGACAAATATGACACATACTTTGAGATGTCCATGGTGGAGATCTACAACGAAACAATTCGAGATCTCCTGGGCGACGACTATCCTAATTGCCCATATGGAGGTCTGAAGTTGCTGGAGAATGAGAAAGAAAGAGTTACAATTGATAAAGTCACCTTAAAGCGGCCGACGTCAGTGGAAGAGGTCATGTCGCTGGTTATGCTGGGGAATGATAGAAGAAGTACCTCATTCACCGAGCGGAATTCTGTGTCCTCAAGATCGCATCTTGTCCTCCAGATCAATGTTGGCAGGAATGAGAGGGGAACAGACATCGATGTGGCTAATTCCATTGTTAGACAGTGTTCAACTTCTGCAACACTGTCCATCATTGATCTGGCTGGAAGTGAAAAGGCTTCAGTCAACAGAGGACAGCGTATGAAAGAAGGGGCCAACATCAACAAATCTCTTCTCGCATTAAGCGGCTGCATATCCGCCCTGTGCCAGCGGCCAGTACGAGGGGTCAGAGTCCATGTTCCATATCGAGACAGCAAGCTCACTCGACTGCTCAAATTTTCACTTGGGGGCAACTGTCGCACGGTTATGATCAATTGTATCTCTCCGAGTTCAAAGGATATTGAAGAAACAAACAACACCCTTCTCTGGGCCGACAAAGCAAAGAAGGTGTCAACCAAAGTATCCCGCAACACTGCAGGCGTGGAACTTCGTACAGCCCAATGGCTGCAAAAGATTGTGACTCTTGAAGAAACTATCAAAACTCTGAGATCGCAGCTTGACAACAGCCATAGTGCCAAATCAGGTTTGCAGCAGAAGCGATTGGAGAAGGCTAGAGCGGAGTCACAAGAGGAGTTAGGAAAAGTGCAAACAGAGCTTGATGCGCTCTTACCAATCATTGTGGAAGGGTCAGAGATGGAAGCTCTGTGGAGCGCTTCTGTTCTGCAAGTGGAGGCGCTGGAGGCTCGCTTGCAAGACATTACGGTGGAAGTGAAAGAGGGGAGGACTGAAGAAGATGccaagaaggaaaaggatCACCTACGCTCTCTCATCGTACAACAAGATGATGCGTTTAGGTTCAATCACGAAATTCAAGCCGGCATTCAGAACAAAAGTCTCAAATACATCACTCTCACCAACTTGCTTAAGAAAGCAGAGGAAAGGATGTTTGGGGAGGATATTGAAGAAGCATTATATCAACATCAATTGAAAGTGGCAGAACACAAGGCGCATACTGCCAGGAGCGTCGCAGCAGCTAGAGAGCGAGGTCTCAGAGATTACATCTCACAGCAAGCAGAGGCTCTAGCTAAAGCTGCGTCAGCCTTCTCCAGATTCTCAAATCAGCTTCGATCAGAGATCAGTGCTGTCCAATTCCTGCAGTCAGAAGACGACCTAGCATCTGTCAAGAGTAGACTACTCGCTCTAGGGAATCAAGTTGACCAAAGTACAGCTGTACTATTTGGGAAGAACCATTCACTGCCTGCCGCCCCACCTCAACATCTTTTACCTGTGTCAATGGCTGCTCCATCTCCGCGGC includes these proteins:
- a CDS encoding Peroxisome assembly protein, putative (Similar to TIGR gene model, INSD accession AAW40683.1), producing MGEVYEGEPPAESSRAPKVNQLDADELDDALVSMLGEKVLKSIDNFKSRVSWDFKPELELVIKLVIFRLGIGDSLSRSSPGAKLQNLKLIHHPQLGIKTIRSALLLYLLLHPPIFPSYIIKRIRQHALSKQWPDLPNHEWRKKAWKVLGRIELASKIWEAFGWAGFLWDGNYPSLLMRLLGLRLVPSQPHLVKLVSYEFMNRQLVWNAFTEFLMFAIPLLPSVPQSLRLSPSTFFKPITTFFSQPTDIDYSSLPSIALDRRGLNHGDDQARRHGGPFAHLSKTTCPICYIRHSAAPVALSSTSQGSSLTLPPIPGSSEAAFGHEVPEIDSEEECRIFMPARTDCDGGCLWCYYCIGEELYRHRKANLQTANKRSKQTRNGQQELDKIEEEVKWNCLRCGGGVSKAWRADSQEEAQWYGEATVHLSR
- a CDS encoding Kinesin-related motor protein involved in mitotic spindle positioning, putative; Kip3p (Similar to TIGR gene model, INSD accession AAW41432.1), whose protein sequence is MDSNAIQIAVRVRPWHPEKELPFVQRPSTQPFFQGDGNFGQIPPKPAAGSLREVVDVIDHRMLDFDKPLEEPGKRGTFVMGRRYKNRKYVFDQVFGMGAEQEEVFAKTAKPLLPGVLDGYNATVFAYGATGCGKTHTISGTEEQPGIIIQTMRELFDLVEDTKDKYDTYFEMSMVEIYNETIRDLLGDDYPNCPYGGLKLLENEKERVTIDKVTLKRPTSVEEVMSLVMLGNDRRSTSFTERNSVSSRSHLVLQINVGRNERGTDIDVANSIVRQCSTSATLSIIDLAGSEKASVNRGQRMKEGANINKSLLALSGCISALCQRPVRGVRVHVPYRDSKLTRLLKFSLGGNCRTVMINCISPSSKDIEETNNTLLWADKAKKVSTKVSRNTAGVELRTAQWLQKIVTLEETIKTLRSQLDNSHSAKSGLQQKRLEKARAESQEELGKVQTELDALLPIIVEGSEMEALWSASVLQVEALEARLQDITVEVKEGRTEEDAKKEKDHLRSLIVQQDDAFRFNHEIQAGIQNKSLKYITLTNLLKKAEERMFGEDIEEALYQHQLKVAEHKAHTARSVAAARERGLRDYISQQAEALAKAASAFSRFSNQLRSEISAVQFLQSEDDLASVKSRLLALGNQVDQSTAVLFGKNHSLPAAPPQHLLPVSMAAPSPRRVSIGRHAPSPMRHSQNASPKSVLRKNLFSGMSVPEKITEVKPRQIRWPDETGEGKIDDRSIAPDCPVFSSPGSGGEDSVLEEETGHVSMIPPSLRPASSATPCPATSQAPSPSNASTNEEIPAWKQMRIARGLASQTGGNVEGNLSCDSKSPTSGTSRVGSVSSSVKPSRPGPLSEMSIQTSASPNPPSSSTSSLLKPTASSAAKANGSSAFANIKIAMPASATAGAMLPPPVPLHRRDSMIGPDRHGRPKQRLSMIPSHAETLFPGVGKGLPNGGLSNLSGGARIISNDSKKRMSAQAGSVGNSYSPPVRAPSMSSRPSLSNLRGAASAGDTSVLTFRGLSTRPSMSRLNAGDVSALGPLPRPSLSTRYSMNKLNSGVTTGDAGGKPAWR